The genomic DNA AAGTGATGATGTAAACTTACATGTATGACAAGAACAGGGCATGTCACATGGCGTATCTTGTCAATGTTCTGCAAAATTCTAGAGTTTGAGAGAACTGACCTAATAGAGTAACCagagagacaagagagatcAAGCTTACTTTGTAAATGTCGAACCAGAATGTCACTTTTACAGGATATAGAACTCTAAGTCCAGAGAGAATTGCGCTATGAAGAACAATCCCTCTTAGTCTTTTTAACCGAGATGCTAAATGCAGCGATGGTCCGCTTCCAACGGATTGACCATACAGAATCAATTCCTCTTGTTTGATTTCGTATTCGCTCCTCAAGCAATTGTACACAGCCTCGATATCGTGGTACGTATTGAGCTCAGTTGGCTAAAGAACAATCAAAGGTTAATTAAACAAAGAGCCGATTCATGAAAAATGTTTGACATCTTGAATGAAAATATCTCTCTTACCCTTCCTGTTGAAACTCCATAGCCTGAATAATCATAGCTGTTTCGATAACATATGAAGAGGATTCAGGTTCAGGTTCGTTTATCAACGAAaacaaaaagtgttttttttggggttttgtatatatatataaacctcaTAATGTTGATGCGCAGATGAGCTCGAAGCTCGATGAAGAGATCGACCATTTGGCCTAGATCAGCGGCATTGCCATGGGAATAAAGAAGAGTGAATCTTGCAAAAGGGTGTTTCCAAAACGTGGCAATGACTTTGTTGCCTGATTTGGTCGTGAGCTGATGAACATCCATGCTTTTCTCCGGCGTCATACCTTTGAACATAAGCTTTCCGGTCTCCTCGTCTTTGCTCACGTCGTATGTGGGTGGTGGTGGGAAGAAAGCTAATTTAGCCGCCATGTTTGATGTCACATTACCCATATcaattagtaatattttttgttatcgAAAAAAGATTAACACTTTCTatgagaaaggagagaaaacaaacaaaaacaaaaagctaaacCCCAAAatctctccctccctctctaTTTCaatctaagaaaagaaaaagaatacaagagtaaatttttggttttggtgggTTTATGTTTAAGGGGAGAGATAAAATGGAACTTTATATGCATTCTTTATATGGATGGAGGAGAATATTTGGCGGGAAAAAGACGCTGGGATGTATCATTAACAAACTTtagatgcatttttttttttggtctgatTCTTTTGCAGTGGGCATTATTATTGTGATGAGaacatatttatttcatttgcTCGTTAGGCATAAGAGTAAATTAGTCAGTTTTATAGTTTTCCCTTTTAGCAAAATAGCtgcacaaaatttttttttcgtttttaaattTAGCAAAAGTTCAAAAGGAAAAtcccaagaaaaaagaaaaaaaaaagtcaaacacCAGATTGTTATACAAAATGATGTCAGAAAACAccaaaatctcacaaaattcTTAAAATCACCTCATTCTTAATCTAAGgtggtaaaattatttttttctcctgaCACAGTGAATACTCTTGGAGAGACTGTAAAGAAGATGGACTGGAATAGGGCTGGGCAAATTACCGTAATTGATTAATCGATCGAACCGAACTGTAGAAACtgagtttcacacaatgaatttgtttaaagggagaaacaaattcaataaagaACTCTCTCTAAGAAAACGGATCAAAGCTAAAGAAGTAAAAGGAATTGAAATATCTTGGGaaacaagttagggtttttttgctcaaaaacaatgaagaactaggatttttgtattaattgctcgATGCCTTTACAAAGAAGGGGTATCCCCTTTTATATGCTTTTGTAGATTACAATTTATGTCCACTTTCCTAATCAATCGAACTGTAATTAGGAAAGTTCCTTCTTTTCTTCAGGTCGGTCTGGAGGCAATTCGGGAAGTCGGCTATTCGATCTTGGACTGGGCCTATCTGTCCTCTTTGGCCTTTGTTCAAAGGCCGAGTTCAATCCCAAGATGAATTCCCGGTTAGGCAACCGGTTTTCTTATGGGTTTAGACCGGTATGTCGGGGTGccaattcccgcaccaacacgaacaaaaaaaaaacaaattgtattctaaccaaatttcctaaaataacaacATCACAACATCTCCATAAACATTCTCTCCCCAAAAACATCACAACATCTCCATAAACATTCTCTCCCCAAAAACATCACAACATCTCCATAAACATTCTCTCCCCAAAAACATCACAACATCTCCATAAACATTCTCTCCCCAAAAACATCACAACATCTCCATTTCCATCCCCACCAAACGGCCATTGCATAGTAGACCACTCCCCCTCTCTAGTACTCTACCCTGCCCCAAATTATGATACATCCATTCAAATAAAGACATCTTTAAGTTTTTCTGTTTGTACATATTCTTAGATTTTATGCACATTTTCATTCTAATTTACTCAACAAATTACCTTTTGTCTCAAATtgtaaaagacaaataaaaaaagatatataaaaactatTCATTTTGTCTGTGTTCAGACTTCCTTCCACAATCAAAATTGCAAGCATCTACAGATTTTAGCATATCAACATCAACATTTCCTcactccatctctctctctctctccctcgttTTGTCTTTGTAGAACATTTTCTTCTACCTCACAGGTACTTTCTCAGGTCAGTTCGGTGTCTCGCTCTCAGCTGTTTCGGGGACAACGTCCACAATATCTGGAGTGTTTAACAAAGGGATTGGACTGTTCCCGCGTTCGCTAGTCGAGCTACTGCTGTTGATCACTTCATTTTCCACTGGCTTAGGAGAAACTGTAGGAAGTGTATCAGCAGGAGCTTTAAGTGAATGCTCTTCTGAATGTTTCGGCTTGTTCAGAGCTCGACAATGAGGACAGTAGTAAGTAATGTACTGGAAGTCCTCTTTCCGGGCGAGTCCTGCataatgaaaatgaaagagagacaTTGTACAATTAAATTAGTTACAATATTGCATCTTGTGTAGACAGTACGTGGGAGTTTGGTGTATTAGAAGACAAAAGAGACAGATAATGGCTCACTAACCGTTATGCATACGGCAGTTTCCACAGATAAGTGCATATGACTGTGTTGGATCTTCACCTACAAGGAGAGCTGCAATGCGTGAGATCCAGCTACCATCATGAGCAGCATATCCCTGAGGATTATAATGCTCAAACACCATCTGTTGGTTTTGCTCTGTGCCGGTGATTCTTTCGCTTGTCCCCGAATGGTTAGACTCATTATCAGAATGATGTGTTGGAGTGGTCCCAGCACTATTGTGTCGTGTATTTGGTTGTCTTCGGTTCCTAAGATCTCGTGAGTGTTTGACATCCATGTCACTTCTCTTGCCTGAGGTGGGGTCAAGTTGGGATTCATCTCCTACAAATACTTTTAAGCCTGACTCAGCACCCAACTTGGATGCAAGAACAGTTGCAGCAGCTGCCTTTGCAGCTGGGTCAGGGTCATACCTCTGGATACAAAATAGCTCatattaaaacaagttttagtcGCAGTAGTGATACAACCACAGTAGCATATATTGAGATATATCAGAAATTCATTAACTTGTCAACTTCCTGAACATATTGCAATTCTACGCTACCAGTAGAATAAGTAATACCAGAACTCACAAGTGCAGGTCTTCCTGTCAGTTATTTATTTGtatcattttcaattaactCAACTTGCGGCACAAATGAAACTATGAATTTCAACTGTAACACTCAAAAATTAAGATTCCTAACCACCCTATATCCAAAAGTACAATTAACAAACTTTGCCTAACACATACAGCCACTAATTAGACAATGGCAAAGCTAGCACAACTTGAAAACGAGTAAAAAAGAGAGACTCCCAACAAGGATAACCCTTGTCTAACGGCTCTATTGTCCTAAAGAAATGCCAATCCAAATTACTAATACCATGATCTTTGCTAAGTTTAAATTCAAGGCCATCTCATAATGCAACAAAAGTGTAAGGATAACTTGAAATATAAAGTAAGGCTTGAAAAAGCGATCTAAACCCACAACTAAGTTATAGGATAAAGTGATCTGTATCGCGATCAGAATTTGGTCAAGTATACAAGCAACAAACAACGGCAGGACACATCGACACATGACAACGGAAATAATCAGGAGTAATAGAAAGATGACATTGGTCCTAGACTCGCTCAAAACAAACGCAGATCGATATACTAACCTCGGTCgcacaaaaaaattatctttagcAGACTTGAATCTTACCTGAATAAGCTGCTGAGTGATATAATAATTGGTCCTTTCTTTTAACTCATTGATCTTCCCAAGCATTTCTGCTTGAAGCTTTTCCAAGGTATGTTGATCTCTGCGGTCACCTAAACCAAATCATTTAACAACACACAAAGAAATGGATCAAGACACCAATcctaataccaaaaaaatgccAACATTACAAATGAAAATGAGCCATATTAAAAAAGACTCACACATCCTCCAGAAGCCAACAAATGACGAATAAGCAAGAGAAGCAAGAGCAGGTAAAACAAACATAGGCAAGATCCTGAAACTCCTCAGTTTCCAATCCATATCCTCATTCCTTGTAGTTATGATTGCATAAGCCACTGCAATTATCTGTTAGGCCATAACAAAAAACTGTTCATGAACTGTTTTACTAAAACATCAGCTTCATCCATTAGCAAAAGCAAcagaaaggcaaaaaaaaaaaaactttgttcacaaaaaagaagaagatgaagagagagactAACCTCAAAGATGACAGAGAAAACGATGAGGTTTCTAATGAAGTTCCTCCTCGTAATCGATCTACGCTTCATTCTATTCCGAACAGTCACTTCTTCCTTTGAGATGTTCTTAAGTCTCTTCTCGAAATCGTCGCCTCTAACCCTAAAAATCCCATTCCAAATACGCGAGAACCAACCTTTCCGCTTCTTCTCGCCCGAAGCGGAGGGGGAGGTTACAACGGCGGAATCATTCTTCTCGCCGCCGTTCTCAACCACCACCGCTCCTTTCTGCTGTTTCTCTCCCACCGCCATATCCGAGTTTACACTATACAACTTTTTGAAATCAAACTACACAGTACCTTTCCTAGATAAACTTAAGAATTACAGAATCGTATACTTTGCCCAATCCTTCTTCTGATCTGAGGTTacgttggagaagaagagacttctTCGAATATCGTGAAGAGGATGTCAGGTCACAATGGGGGAGGAGGATGCTTCGCCTCTCTGCTCAAGTTTTCTTGCGCCCCTTCGAGGAAATTTGCCTTaacgaggaaaaaaaaaacttaatttactTTAAAACCTTTGGGCTAATTTTGATTAGGGAGGAGGGGTTTAAAGGGATTATGTTGATTTTTAAGCATTATTTTCAGttaataattaaagagaaatactagtatatgttttaaaaaaaaaataaggaaaggtATAAAtgtacaactatatatatatatttaaatattcaatttAATCTTCTCTGGGTGAATGAAACCTTAATAACTCTTTCAAGTACAAATCTGAGCTATtgctattattttttgtatattaaataGCTGATAAAATTTGGCTGGCTAAAATAGTTACTGTTCAACATACGTCGGTCGGTGAAGGGGACTGATCTGAAGAGCAGGTCCTTGCTCCTTTAATTTCTCAATAGAACAAAGAGTTAAAAAACATGCTTTACaatacagttaaaaaaaataaaacaaaaaaaacatcaatctctctctcaaaaaaaaacaaaaaaaaatcatctccAACAATCACGCTATTGAAGTTGAAATAGTGGCAAGACAAATTAGTTAAACTATATTTTCCAACTTTTTCTCATTGTCCGATCCTTTTAATTTACCAATAAGAGCGTCAACAAAGATCAATacgtgttttttctttttgtttccttcaacTAAATGAATCAATACGTGTTTAGTTGTATCAATCCACTTTCCTTCCAttcctaaaattaataaatgggTAGTATATGTATGcctcaattattattatttcacgCGCATCCTCTCTTGCCGACCGAACAACacgttttcaaaaaattaataaggTTGTATCGTATTATATACTCCATGGAAGCTATACATTTGTATGATCAGAAAGTACTCTATAGTCTTTGCTTTGTTCTACTACATACTCTTCTGTCTTCTTTCTGCTCTAAAAGAATCCCTAAGTTCGATCAATATATCGTACTATACTACCACTATTTTCTCTATATCACCCTATATTATATGAATACCACCCCCAAGTTCTTCTCTATCTACTGGCAagcttttgtcttcttctttattatgtTCGTTCTATAAGAATCCTAAAGGCCCATCCAGTACGAACTTCCGTTTGGGTTATGAATCGGTGAGAGTGTAGGCAAAGACACGGCCCATTCGTACCAAACCTGCCCACCACCAAAATGCATACAACACACATAAGTATGTGATTTGTGAATGTTGTTGTTACGTTTGacttaattctttttgtttttttttggactcTTTACCTTTGTGGAATCGCTACATCTCCAGAAATGTGCTTCTATTGGAGACTTAGGGTGAACTTCAACAGGCTTCATCAACGGGAAAAAGACTGGAGACCTGCAatataacaaacatgaaaaatcGTGGTCAATTGTctttaaaagtttgaatttcCACCAGAGCAAAGTGGTTCTGCGTTGATAATATTACCAGCCAAACAGGTTTGGTGTTGCTGTTGTAGGCTCGATGCTAAGATGCACATCATCATAGAGGACAGCTTCAAAGTACCCAGCAAATCCTAGTCACACAAGTCAAATGGCCGCACATAtcagatttggttttgttgttagacagagagaaagagagatgataCCACAAGAGGAATTTTTACCATGAACTAAAGCAGAACCTGTGCCACTTGGTAGATCAAAACGCAGCTTTTTGTACCGTTCGTTGTTGGGCTTTCGTGAGAAGTCTGGATGCGTAAATGTGAAGACCTattaacaacaataacaatattCCTGAGCAGCTCAAACACAAGCAATATGTAATGACTAACTATTACAACTTCGTTTGCTCATGACAACCCTTTTAGCTAACACAAGAAAAACGAGAGACTCACTGGTTGAGAAGGAGCAAGTCTAGCTACACTGTGCAGGTTAACAGAATAAACAGTTGCAAAGTAGGAAAGATGGTTAAAAGCCTTAACCTGCGATGTAGATGACAAACAACGTAAGTTGATATGAAGTTTATAGCAGCGTAATTAGAAGCACAAATCAGAAGAAACCTTACGGTATTGTAAAGTCTTGAACTTGTAATTGGCTGTATGAAACTTGTATACCTGAAAGGAAACATAACAGAATATCTAATGTAAATCCTCTTTGACATATTTTAGTAGGAATGGAGGATTCTTCTGGGAGTATGCATACGAGAATGGTATCGAAATCCCATCAGGCTTCAGAAACCTTTGGGCTCCATCAAGGCACTCAGGAGAGAGTTCATTATCTCCAAAAGAACCCAGCAATTCACTAACCTACAGAGAGGTTTCAAATGATAATGACTCGAATGTAGAGTATACTTAAATAGCCACCAAAACCCGTAATTACTGACCAATATATCAGCTTTCTCAGGAGCTCTCCAAAAACGCATGTCACAAGATATTATGGTAACAATGCCTTCCCATTCACTCTTCTTAACCAAATCCTGTCAAAAGATAGCACAGCCATACgaataatttaaaacttttgtaGTTTAAGAAATGAACCACAGTAGAATCAGCATTGACTCAGTTTCTGACAACTCACACGGAGTGTTACAACAGCATTAGGATTCTTTTCTACAGCATAAACTTTCAACTTTCGACCAGTTTCTTCAGCTGCCTGAAAAAAGAAACgcaaaaatgtataaattaattTCAGGTTCTCATTATGCTCAGCTCAGCGTCAGTACTCAGTACTCAGTACTCACCTGTAATGATGCTCTCACAAGGGGTCCTCTTCCTGCTCCCACAACCATCAGGACCTAAAATCCAGAATTTAAATACTATCAGAGTATTTCATCCTTGAAATGCCCCTTTGTGAGTGATAAACCTAAACAAATAACAGGTGACTTACAGTAGTTAACTCAGATGCTTTCTCATTAGGGACCCTTTCCACTAAAGCTTTCGCAATTGCCCTTTCACACTAGCAAAACAAAGATTGATAACATAAGAACAAGACACTAATAAATAGTGGTACTTTGCCCCTTCTGTTGATCACGGCAGAAAAGGGGGGAATTCCGTAAAAGAGACATGATAACATTATCAACACTAAAGATCTGTGGACTAAAAACTAGCGAAAGGCAACATACTTGGATGTACTTAACATAGTCTCTCTCAATCATATCATAGATTTGGGCTTCTAAATTATCCTTCAGTGGCtgcatacaaaaaaatagagcgaaaaaatgatatttaaaaacagaggagattAGTTTACCAATACTAAGTTAAACCACATGAAGAAGAGCTAACCTGCAAGGGTGTGTGCAAACGATCCCTGTTGATAATTCTTCTGCGTTCTTGTTCAGAAAGTGGTTCCATATTGCAGAACAAAGTACTAAGATAGACCAAATACGGCTTATGGGGGTGAGTCTGCATATCTGATAGCCAAAATGTAAAAGTTATGCACAAGTTTACTACAGGAAACAGTCACAAAGGATCATAGCTGACCATCAGTGCCCACAAGGAATAGAAAAAACTGACCCTCAGTGATATCAACACAATACGTTTGTAGATTACTCACAGGTTTTCCAGATATTATAACCTgcataattatgaatttaagGACAAGTAGTGAACTGAAAACCTATTTCTAATAACTCTCGACATtgaagagaaatcaaaagagcAATTTATCTTCTACATAGCATATAATATTACCTCTACGTCATGATGAAAAAATCTTGTTATTAGCTCTCGGTGACTCTTTAACAAGTAAGGATAACGCTGAGTTGTTGGTGTGAAACACTGGCAATGGAATTAGAAGCATTTCTATGAATCAGATGATTGATTACTTCAGAGCCTAATGATGCGGGAAAAAAATGGCTATGTCTTCTATTACTTCAGTGCTTAGTATGGCTGCTTTCACCGATTCTCCAAACCATCTCCCTAGTGCATTTTCAGATGGTAGCTTACTCCTATAGAAAGGAAGAATTGTTATGTCTTGtacaggaaagaaaaaaaaatattcaatcaAGGATTTTCTCAGGACTCACTGAACATCAAGAGCAACATGCAGTTTACTGTGATGGTCACAAAGGAGACGAAACGAATTCCATAGCTCCCAGGAATCTTTCTGCATACATAGAAGAGTGTATCAGGTGATAAGATCTAATGCAGCATCAAAATGGCACATTTGCTTGATTTCTCTATAAATCTAAAAGGGCACAAAAAGTAATCTTACCGGATCTTCGGTATCAGAATCCATTAGCGGAATCCTAAGCCATAACTTCATTTGCAGAATTAGATTGAAGCAAGAATCACgaagacaaaataaaagaaagtattAGAGCTTTGATGAAAGCTTTGACAaacatcaaaaagaaagaaggaagggTACCTCCATTTCAGGAAAGCCCTGTAAGATCTGGCTCACACATTTAGCATAACTGGCGACTGAAGTGCCTTTAGGAGTAGGTAGAAGGCATGACTGCAACATTATCACAGAAACaccccaaaagaaaagaaaaaaaaagccattAACAAGACCCAATTTTTTCACTCGACTAACCATCTAAACTCCATAAGAGTCAAATCATAAACACACACCTTCAAAGAGAGATGGTTAGCCCAGTCTATTTATTGCTTCAAAGTGGTTTCTGAATCCACCCGCACGATCTCATATTCCGAATCCAAATCAATCCACGAACTAAATTTACCTAAAAAGATGAAATTAACCACAAATTCGATCCTCAATGTTCTTTTCTCACACGCAAATTACGAAAAGAACACCGCAAGACACAAAAGATTCATACCAGTTACACGAGAGCTCCATCGTGAAAGTGACAAAACCAAATCAGAGCCAGCGAATGGAAGAACCTGAGTATCCGAACTGTTTCCATCGACAAAACTAGGCCTATACGAAGGATTCATCTATACGCGATaacgaaagaaagaagaaagaaaacgcCATTAATGTACGAGAATACAAGAATCACGACTGGAGAAAAGATTCAAAGAGAGGATACAATTACAAACCAAAGGAGCGAGAACGAAACCGAAACGGCCATTGTCAGTATTGAAAGCGAGAAGAGAAGGAACATCGTCGGAGAAATCAGTTTCAACGCCGCAGAACCTGGATTCGCTCTTCTCCCATCCTTCTCTCTGACCTAACGGCATTTTTTCCTCAACAGTTGGGGAGCAAATCGGAAAATGAATGCTTTTGTTGTGTTTGATCAAAGGTTTTTGCAGGGTTTTAATTTTGCAGTTTGATTTTTCATAGTTTGGCCCGGGTCTTTTCTGTATTGGTCTACGGTGAACCGGTCTAATCAAATTGAACAGACGTAACCGAACTGAATCGACCgtaacaataaaatttaaagctCAGTAAAAATCAGCCATTCGATCACTTTTCGTCTACTCCTATTAGTCTAATCAAATTGATCCTACGTGAGCCGGGTTAAAAGTATAAATTTCAATAGATATGATTTGTACTCACTTAAATTATGCTAATAACAGTTTGCTAAAAGAACCACATTATATCATGTTCGAATAACGAATATATGCCATTACATATTTACATTACAAGGGTCTGATCATAGAGGTATGATTGTGCGAATTACAACATGCTTTGAGGCTTTGTTAAAAAAGGTCTACCCTTGACAAAGCTTACAATGAGCATACCATCTCTGAAAATGGCTCAATGTAAACTctgaagttcatatgatttttggTGTTGAATCACTTTTACAAAATAACTTCGATATTActtgaatttttgtttcaagtattaattttcttttcctaattattattttttttttgtacgaaagaaaaaacttctccaaaagTATATTTGTGGTTGACTTGGCCTGGCcacattttttttcctgtttttcaGGTTTAATTGTTTTATCCAGTTTAGCAATAAAATCTATCTTTAGTATTTGTTAAgtacatttattaaataatatatatgtaacaataaaaaaacaagaataaaaactaaaaagtaaaaacattctGCAACTAAAGTAAACgtcttttattagttttttttttataatcatgagaTCTGCTATTTCGTTTATAGTTTTATGTGTTTTCATGTTCATCGCTTTAAACCATGTTGAAGGtaatatactatttttcttttgattttaatttcttactcacagaaaatgaaatattgattatttataGCAGAAAAACTAGCGTTGAAATAAAAGCACattcataaattttgttttatcaattgctttattttgtttgtttatatatatatcaattgttTACCTAATACTTTGTCTATTAACTAAGTTTATTTTGTGGTTAATTAAAAATAGGacaagtgaaaccaaaagaGTGTCAGATTCGAAATACCTACCGTGGAAATTGTGGCACTAACGGAAGCCAGAAGTGcctaagtgtatatatatatatatatattgtaactaAATAACTGATTAAGTTTGTATTAATTCAAGTTGTTTTATATTTAGCAAACTTTAATTTTGTATGTAGCTAAATATAATGTCACCAATTCAAGAGAACTTTAAAGATTT from Camelina sativa cultivar DH55 chromosome 7, Cs, whole genome shotgun sequence includes the following:
- the LOC104702950 gene encoding protein ABHD17C-like, which encodes MGNVTSNMAAKLAFFPPPPTYDVSKDEETGKLMFKGMTPEKSMDVHQLTTKSGNKVIATFWKHPFARFTLLYSHGNAADLGQMVDLFIELRAHLRINIMSYDYSGYGVSTGRPTELNTYHDIEAVYNCLRSEYEIKQEELILYGQSVGSGPSLHLASRLKRLRGIVLHSAILSGLRVLYPVKVTFWFDIYKNIDKIRHVTCPVLVIHGAKDDIVNISHGKRLYELAKDKYDPLWVKGGGHCNLETYPEYIKHMRKFMNAMEKLALNNPPSKEQNDEPSIKETK
- the LOC104702951 gene encoding uncharacterized protein At2g24330-like, whose protein sequence is MAVGEKQQKGAVVVENGGEKNDSAVVTSPSASGEKKRKGWFSRIWNGIFRVRGDDFEKRLKNISKEEVTVRNRMKRRSITRRNFIRNLIVFSVIFEIIAVAYAIITTRNEDMDWKLRSFRILPMFVLPALASLAYSSFVGFWRMCDRRDQHTLEKLQAEMLGKINELKERTNYYITQQLIQRYDPDPAAKAAAATVLASKLGAESGLKVFVGDESQLDPTSGKRSDMDVKHSRDLRNRRQPNTRHNSAGTTPTHHSDNESNHSGTSERITGTEQNQQMVFEHYNPQGYAAHDGSWISRIAALLVGEDPTQSYALICGNCRMHNGLARKEDFQYITYYCPHCRALNKPKHSEEHSLKAPADTLPTVSPKPVENEVINSSSSTSERGNSPIPLLNTPDIVDVVPETAESETPN
- the LOC109125500 gene encoding putative defensin-like protein 238, with translation MRSAISFIVLCVFMFIALNHVEGQVKPKECQIRNTYRGNCGTNGSQKCLSVYIYIYIVTK